The Sulfurimonas aquatica genomic sequence CCATATTTTCAAGCGCATTACGAGTAGCACCATCTATATAACCATCATAATCTGACATTTTTTTCGACCAGTATGCATGAAAATCTTCTTTATTGAAAGAGCCATGCTTACTTACATACTCTAAAAGATAATGTGTTTGGTCACCGTAATGAGTAAAGTCACCTTTTACTTTACCTTTATGCCACATAGCTTGTGCATCGTTAAGCGTTTCCCAATCTATATTTAAAGCATTGAGTTGTGCTTCATCATATACCCAATGAGCACCCAGTGAGTAAGCATCAGCTGCAAGAGAAGCTAAAATAGAGTTTGTGATTTGTTTGTTCATGATAAGCCTTTAAATTATAAATTGATTTATGTACTTTTGAATGTAGAGTAGTACTATTGTAAATATAATAGCGCAAACTATAAGATAGATACTGTTTTTTGAGCGAAGTATATCAAAAAAGTTTTTCATTCCAAACACTCTCAGTGTAAAGAAAAAACTTACAAAACCACCTAAAGTACTAGCTAACGCCAAACCTGAGACTCCAAGAGGAGAAATAAATGCTAAGGCTAAAACTATATATGAGAGCAGTGAAATAGTAGCAATTTTAGCAGCTCTTCTTTGCATCTCTTTTGCATAGAGCCATAGAACAAATAGCTTCTGCAGTCCAAAAGGCAAAAGTCCTATCATATACATCTGTAAAACGGCAGTGGTGTTTTGTGTATCGTTAGAGCTAAAAGCACCTCTTTGAAAAAGCAACCATGTAATCTCATGTGAGAGAACAATTCCTCCTATAGTACTAGCAGTAAGTAAAAACATTAAAAACCAAAAAGCTTTTTTTAGATTTTCTTTTGCTTTTTCTTCATCACTGTTTTTTAGATAGCGAGCAATTCTAGGAAAGAGAGCTATAGAAGTGGCAATGGCAAAAAGAGCAAGAGGAAGCTGAAAAATTCTGTTTGCATAGTAGAGATAAGAGATAGAACCAGTTACTAAAAAAGAGGCTAAAAATGTGTCTAAAAATGCACTTACTTGTGCAGTTGAATTCCCCCACATTGCTGGAAAAAAGTTATTTCTAAATTTTTTAGTATCTTTTTTTATAAGAATAGACTTCACTTTAAGGTATTTAAAACCACCTAGAAGAAGTTTTGCTAGACCCATCTGCTGCACGGCAATGATATGTGCTATAAGTTGTAGCACTCCACCTACTACAACGCCATAACTAAGGTAGTAAACTATTTCACTCTGCGTTTTGTCTTCTGAGAGATATATCGCTACTATCAAGGAGAGGTTTAAGAGCGCCGTAGAAAATGCAGAGGTTGCAAAATGGTTTTTATACTGAAGCATCCCACTTAAAAATGTCATAGAAAATATAAGAGGTAAGTACCAAAAATTTATAGCTACATAAGGGGATGCTATCTCAATAGTCTGTGCATCAAAACCAACAGCAATGGCTTTTGTAAAGAGTTCGGGAATGATATTTACTAAAAGAGTTATCAGTAGGATGATAGAGAGAAAAACAAAAAAAATATTTACAGAAAAAACTGCTTTATGTCTTGATCTTGCAAAAGCAGGTATAAATACTTGGGTAAAAGCACCCTCAGCAAAGATTCTACGAAAAAGGTTAGGTAGTTTAAACGCGATAAAGAAGATATCACTGTAAATATTCGCACCAAGAGCCGAAGCTGTAAGTAAATCTCTGATAAATCCTAAAACTCTTGAGAACAAAATCCCAAAACTATTGGTAAAAATGGCTTTAAACATAGGCTTCTTTGTAGATATATATTATATTTACATCATATTAACAAATATTTCGTTAAAATTAACACTAAAATAAAACTAAATCAGGTTTGGTGGATAAAGTATGGCACTATTTG encodes the following:
- the murJ gene encoding murein biosynthesis integral membrane protein MurJ translates to MFKAIFTNSFGILFSRVLGFIRDLLTASALGANIYSDIFFIAFKLPNLFRRIFAEGAFTQVFIPAFARSRHKAVFSVNIFFVFLSIILLITLLVNIIPELFTKAIAVGFDAQTIEIASPYVAINFWYLPLIFSMTFLSGMLQYKNHFATSAFSTALLNLSLIVAIYLSEDKTQSEIVYYLSYGVVVGGVLQLIAHIIAVQQMGLAKLLLGGFKYLKVKSILIKKDTKKFRNNFFPAMWGNSTAQVSAFLDTFLASFLVTGSISYLYYANRIFQLPLALFAIATSIALFPRIARYLKNSDEEKAKENLKKAFWFLMFLLTASTIGGIVLSHEITWLLFQRGAFSSNDTQNTTAVLQMYMIGLLPFGLQKLFVLWLYAKEMQRRAAKIATISLLSYIVLALAFISPLGVSGLALASTLGGFVSFFFTLRVFGMKNFFDILRSKNSIYLIVCAIIFTIVLLYIQKYINQFII